TCGGAGTCGTCCGCGTCTGAGAACTGGTGTTTGGTTGTGACCACTACCTTGGACTCTTGTTGGCTGTCGTCCACTGTAAAAGACAAACGAATCAGTTTAGTTGGATTTATTCCGCTATAAGTCATGTATGTGCAAGAATATATTACATGTCAGTATCTTACCATGTTCCTGTATCTCTGTGTCATCCATTGATACTGACACTCCCAGTTCAAGACATTTCTTCATGTGTGCCTTTGACTTCATATGTTTAGTCAGGTTtcctgtaaaaaagaaaacatagtaAGTTACCATTGTTCACTAAAAAAAATAGCTGCATTTATTCTAAAAGGagcacatttgtttgttttttacagattTTAACCCATTTTAACCCCACAAATTTGTTTTTTCCTACTACAAGTGGACACCGACAGTTTTAAGAGAGTCCAGCTCAGGAAATTCtcccagaaatgaaaaaagtgatgagagaaatgagagagtgcaACTGCTGATTTTGCACAATAGTGGCTCTAAATAGCAGCAAGAACTAGAGtgtttactgctgctgctaatgttttctttaaaatctgatgtgcacacacattttgtatttttttgttgcagattttcacacattttttataattgaaataaatacttccatttgttttaaacaaaaaacaataaataatgaGTCTTTTGTATCATCTATAAAGTCagtattatttaattatataaGCTTAAAGAATGCTCACCTTTAGTTTTAAAAGCAAAGTTGCAGACCCTGCAGATGTACGGTCTCACATCTGTGTGCGTCCTGATGTGTTTTTTAAGCATGCTCGGCTTCTTACAGCGAATGCCACACTCCTCACAAATGTATTTCCCCCGGCCTCGACCTCTGACATACACATAGTCTTCACTGGACTTGTAcctgaaagaaagacagagtcTTCTaaagaataaatacattaaacagtCCTGAAAAGGTAAAAAGACCATAGACGGACAGATAGTGTATGCATTAACGTCCTAATATAGCTGCTGCATTTGCTGTCAGCAGAACTGGCAAGTGTTATGATAACTAATATCTTGACTGACCCTCCCTCAAAGATCTTAATGCGTGTTGGCACTGTTTGGGTGGTGGaagcctccctctctttccactCCTCCTTGGCAGTTTTCACTCTGCAGCTGATGTCTTTCCCCTTCTTCCCGTAGGTGATGTCCACCTCTTTGGGCTCCGGTTTCCTCTGTAGCTGAATCAGATGAACAAACATTTTGTTAACAGCCATTTCAAGTGGACACCGGATCGACAACGTAACGTGATGCTTCCAATATTGTATGTCACACATGGCGTTACACAGCATGTTTTGCAAACATAAATtatggtgctgctgctgcccatTACAGATAACTTAAAGTTTGttaattttcatgtttttttattttctgaaagcTATGCTTGGCATGATTTTTATGTCATAATAATATATCTGATCTTGATTTGTTGAACAAGTCGATCTGCCTAAATCATCCCATTGCCAAGACACgttattttctaaaatatattatttatattttatatatattattagttTGGTATTTTCACTGCCAAGACATCTTTTTTGCAAAGGGTAAATGCAAAGCAAGTGATGAATTAAAGCTTATAACATCATAGCTGGCAGCAGGCAAATGATTTCCAGAAACTTGCCAATAGTGACTGAACCTTCTGCCAAAAGATCTGAAGTGTGCAGTTAGCCAAATTCTGGATAATAAGGTCATTTTAAACTTTCCACATTTCAAACACTTCTCTCTTGCTGAAATGATGGGCAACCAATGTAGAAAACTGCCCAGTGCTGCTTGATTATACGTATTTACTTCAAGTAATAGTGATACTAGGCAAGACCATTTCAATGGTATCAATGGGGCTTTACTCTTAAGGTGCGTTTTAGACATATGCATACTGTATGCATAGAAAAACTGCAGAGACGGGATCATTTTCTCACCTGTTCCATGGTCTGCCTCCACAGGATGAGGGATGACACCAGTTTCCCCGTGCCAGGCTGACACATGGCGGCCACGGTGTATATTACCTTGTCTCCCCTCTGTTTGGACTGCAGTAGAGCCAGAGCAGTATTGGTACTCAGCTCAAGAGGGTTCGGATTGTGGGAACTCACACGCCAGGTGGCATACACAGAGGAGAAAGGGGCGTTGCTGTGAGAGCAGCTCGGCTTGGTGTAGTTGAGATAACACCAGCTCACTCCTGTCGTCGTGCGAAGACTTGGAAACTGAGATAACAGTCTTGAATGCTCGGTGTCTGAGATCAGGGTGTATTTACTGGGAATCAGCTGTGCCACCATATCCATCTGCACTCGATTCTCCATGCCAACTTCTTTCACTTCACTCACTGATATCATAGAGTAGGGAGGTGAACTGGTTTCCAGGGAGCTACTTTCCATTGCTGATTCAACTTCGTGGTCAGTGGCTtctgtcacttcttgttgaagTGTGATGAATTTCCTCCTACGCGAGTCATCCTGAGCATGAGGTGTGGATGCACCCTGCATCTCTGACCTGTGCCCCTTCTCTTCGCTCAAATTACATTTTCCCAACTCCACAGCACCCAGCTCCTCTACAATCTGACCAAACattctttcctctttcacacGTTTTTGCTGCTTGACCTCCATGAAAAGGTCCAGGCTGCTAGCAGGGGAAAGCATTCGTTTGTTAGTGCCACCACTGGAGGCATTAGTGGTTGAGATAGTTCtggaggtcagagagagagggatgccTGTCTTGAGCTTAGCAGATGACAAATCAAGGGCTTCAACATTGAGGGTGTGCTTCGAAGGTGGTCTGGTAAAAGCTAATGCATTATGAGAATCAAGATTTCCAGACAAACGTAAACTCTGATTCTGAGAAGTGGACGTAGTGGAGCTAACACTGTCATACTGATTGTCGAAAATCTGTGATACTGAAGTGTATGTGATACTGCCATAGGATGGCACATTAGTCTGTATTCTTACAGGAACTAAAAGGCTTGGATGTGACAGCTGGGGAAATGTATTCCCGGTGGAGAATATTGGCAGAGTCTGCGGCAGAACAGAAATTGCTGTGAATGGAGGGGAGGTGCTGCTGAGGTACTGCGGAAACACTTGTGATGGGACTTGTATTACCTCAGCGTCCATATTCAAAGACTCCTGTCGCACCAAGTttcccctccttctctccctcacaGCCGAGTGGCCAGAGCTGATGTCCACGTGTCTAACTTTGGATGTAGGAGAAAGGCTGCCATAGTCAAATGATATGCTGCGTACCTCTGGGAACCCCTTGTGCAAGTTACACGGCGCCTGCTCTGAGGAGGAGCGTCTCATTTCATGTTGTTGACGCTGATTGAGCACAGAGAGGGAGTGCCCACTCCCTGGCACTGCTAAGAGCTCCAGTGGTTTGCCGAATTCATCCTGCCTGGCTGGAGAGACGGACTTCAAACTCTCCTCCCTGTCAAAGGAGAAGGTGGAGCTATAAGATAAGTTGCTGTCTTGGCTCGGGCTGCGGGAGAGACTGGTGCAGGCAGACTCAAAACTAGATTCACCAGAGGAGTGCTCGATATCCGCTAAGCGTAGCCTTTTCTTCTTTGGAGGGAGCTTTTCTGGAGGGAATTGTGCTAAGGTTTCACTCCTTTGAGGCCACTGAAACTCCTCCACATGCTTCTCTGGCTCCTTCACCTGCACCTCTGGAGCTTTTTCTGGACTGTCAGGCTCTACTGTGACCCTAATTTCTGGGACTTGTATGTTGGGCTGCCGTACAAGTTTGGGCCCCATTTGAAATGATAGCCTACTATCACTCCTTTCCAACTCATATGATTCACTTGCTTCTATAGCTTGAAATGAAGAATTGCTATCCTGTCTCTGCCCATGATACTTGTATGATTCTGACTGTTCAGAGTAAGACCTGTTTATCGAGTTTGTGTGTTGGATAACAGAAATTACATTTCCTAACGTTTTCCGACCAGACATTTCAGAGCTCACTGATACTTCCATGTCACACCTGTCCATCTGCATTAGCATACTTGAATGTCCTTTTCCTAATGCCATAATGCCCACTGCAGCTTGTTTTGAATCATAGTCCTTACTTGAATCAAGCATTTCTTCACACTGTTCATGAAGGCCTTCATATTGAACTGGCAAATCTTCCTCTTCCCTCTTCTCTTTCCGGCGCTTCCGTGTTGCCAGTTCCATTGCGTGTCTCTGATGGCTCATACTAGATGCCATTGAGTGGTAATTTTCCATTTCCAATCCTGAGGGTGAAATGCCACTCTCGCTAATCTTTCCGTGGCTGTCTGCGTGGCTATCATGTGCAGAGAGTTCGAAAGCAGCTTGCCGCCTGAGTCTCCTCATGCCCCCGGTGCTTGTTCTCTCATCAAAAGAGTGGCTGCCTCTAAGGGCTTGAGGCATAGTTAGACACACTACTGAGGACGTTGGCATTGAGTTGCTTCTAATCAGAATCCCCACATCAGAGCCAGCGTCTAACTGTGGTTCATTTACCTCTTCCCTCGTGAAtgactttgtgtttattttgatcGACTCAACTGTGTCTTTTTCTTGGGTGAAAACGCGGGAAACACCTTTCTCTGAGTGTCTCCCGGTATATTCACTTGAATCTGTGCTACAAGCCATAAAAGCTGCCGTCTGTTTAGGGCTTGGCCTGTAGCACTTCCCGAACATAATTTCTTGATAGGACTTTGCGTTAGTGTTTGGAGGACCGGTCTGGTGCTCAGTACTCTCGGATCGCGAGAAATAGCCGGAGTCCGTGCTGCCCTTGCTAGACTGACTTGGAAGGGACAGATTGTTGTCAGAGTCGCTGCTTCTTTTTTCAGACAGCCGAAGTGCAAGCCTCTGTTTGATTGTGCAAGATTGAATTGCACGGCTAGCCTCGGTAGCGGCGGGAGGTGCACTCATTTCTTGGGGCTGGGAGGAACCATCCTGAGCTGACATCGACGTGGCTCCCTTTTTCTGAGCAATGAGATTTAGTACTTTTACAGCAGTGTTATCTGATCCCTCCACTGGAgagtccagcagcagcagcgggtcGTTAAGAGTGTCCTCGTCCGTGTCCGTGCTTTGCTCAGCATCAGAGAATAACTCGCCTTCCCCTTCAAAAGACCCCTGGTCAGTGTTGGCATTGTAAGACCCAAGTTCTGATAGTGGCACTGTTCCAGCTTTGACTGAGTGAGCATGGGACTTTCTGTGTTTGTATAAATTACTCTTGGTTTTAAAGGAGAATCCGCAGGGGACACACGGATAGGGCCGTTCCCCGGTGTGTGAGCGAATATGTTTCTTAAGCACGCTGGGTTTGGCACATGCCCTTCCACAGTAATCACAAACATACTTCCCAGGCTTTTGTGGTTTCTGCTCCACCTTACACATAGCCTCTGACAGCTGATCCATCCCTGAATGGGAACACTGTTGTTGGACTTCAGGTGAACTGGTGGACTTCCTGTGAGATGCAGGTCCCGGGGACTGTGAAGAAACTGAGTGACCTACAGCTTTCTGTCTGCCACAGGGAAACTGTTTTGTGGACTGTGGTGGATACGAAGACATCTCATAGTCTTGATGGCTTGTGGACTGGGTTTGGGAGTGCTGATCTTCTAATTGCAGTGATTTCCCTGAGTCAGACATTTCTTTGAAACCACACGTGTCTCTGCTCTGACCTTCTTTCAGTTGTTGGTGCCACCCCTTGCTTTCCAATTCGACTGATGGACTCCTCCTAGTCTGTACTGCTTCTGAGGTGCATTTTTTCTGTGCGACAACATTTCTGTCCTGACCCTCAGTAGAGCTTTTCACCCCTGCAGTAGTTTCAAGTGACTCCATGAATCCAACTTTCTTTGGAATTGATTTTCAAGGACACTATCTGTTATGTGACTGTAGTGATATTGACATACATGTGAAGTGATTGCGGGGAAGGGTCACCTGAAAGAGATCAGACAGAAATTACAATTAGACAAATGTATGACAATAACCTAAACTAGGACCTCATAAAGATGCACAAGAGCTGAGGGTTATCAAGTTAGATAACAAATCTATATAATATTCAAATCCCCTCCTTGAGAGTGAGAGCTATTCAAGGCTGTTTCCCACAAATCCTTCTAATAAAACATTTGAGTATACAATTTATAATGAGCTCCATCCCAGCAGGAAtggaaacacattattttctcTTACCAGCTTCTAAAAAACCTAGGTACCTCATGCCTGGCAGATGCCCCTGTGAACGTGTGTGTAGGTGTTTAAGGCACATGCTTTTACTGTAGCATGTGTGTCATTATTGGTTGTATAtgtttactttgtgtgtgtgtgtgtgtgtgtgtgtgtgtgtgtgtgtgtgtgtgtgtgtgtgtgtgtgtgtgtgtgtgtgtgtgagagctaaATAgaaattcatttgtttttgtttttcatatattttgaaaaactaattGTAAGCTCAGATgtgaatatatgaatatatcACCCAGGTACTTTCTTCATCCTATATCCCAGATTtgacttttaattttaatttaacttGTTGCGTTTTTGTCAACAATTGTAGgctattgcaaaaaaaaaagtatgagtATGGTAGGTGTTTCGACGCATTCCAGCACACACAGGTGACACTGTTGCTGTAGATCGTGGTCAACGAAGTGTGATGATGAGTCTACCTGCACCCCTTTTGATCCGATATCTACATGAAACACCAAAATGTTGTGCATAACTCTTCAATACAATGCCAGGATCACATCATAACATGTTCAGGCTCCTTGTCTCTCGTGGGATTCAAACCCTGTCACTAGTGCCATCGTCTTCACACTTAACTGCACGGGACCACTAACTGtcctgtacatactgtaaacacGCCGGACTCCAGCAAGAAACCTCATCATTCCCGCTGGTTAAAGTGAATTGCTTTCGCCGCTACACTTACATGTCATACCATGGGGATGGATGGGTCTCTGAGGGCACGTCATTTCATCTTCTCAGTATCAAATGCTGTGTCCTCCCTAACGAGGTTATGTAAGATTATCTGGTTCAAACCCTCTGAGTTCCCCTTAATTAGGACATCCACgactctcactctctgtctttctctctcactccctctctttctttgttaGCGCACCACACACTCCTCAGGCATTAACCAGAGGATAGGAATCCAAGGTGACTCTCGAGATGACAAGAGATGCTTGAAAGCAGTTGTAAGGATAATAATctcctctttgtgtgtgtgtgtgtgtgtgtgtgtgtgtgtgtgtgtgtgtgtgtgtgtgtgtgtgtgtttttgtgtgcaaatgcCCCATTGCCTGTTTTGGCTGTTTATGGTTCAGTAGCTCTGCTTTCGGACAGAATTGAGGGCTTCTTCTATTCCAGAGCAGGATAGAGAAAAGATAATGAAGGCTGGCGAGGGCTGCCTCAGATTGTAACAATCTATGTTTCAGCAGGGAGGTTTACAGAGGTAAACTAAGTGAGGTGCCTTGGGGTAACAATATTTAGAGGCCTGGTAGGGAGCTCCCCTTCAAGGTCGGTCTGACCTCATTGCTTAGTTTTCCATCCTCGGTGAGCTCCGAGTGGAGGGAAGGGGAATATGGGTGCAGAGTGACAGCCAGATAAGACCCTCAGAAACAATGCATACCTTTGAACTAAGCACAACAGAGAGGGAACGAAGCCGACATATTCAGAGTCTCATCGACAAGTCTCTCAACATAGTCTGACTATAAAAACTGTACAAGCAGACCTTTCACTGCAAATTTCTCTTGCTCCCGGCAACAAGCAATAAACCTATACGGAAATATATGACACAGCAGCAATGACGTGCAACAACAGGAGGCAGGTGGGTGGCAGTAGGTGTGTTTCAGGACGATTGTGGGCTTACTGTGGTACAGTATGTCCGCATGGACGGAGAAATGACTTCACGGAGAGATTTGTATGAACAGCAGACATTCGTGGGGCACATCCCTTACTGCTTTCCACACACGAGAGAGGACAATGAGCAAACAAATGCTGGCTATGGAGAGCACCGTTATGCCGCTGAATTACATCATTAGAGGCTAAGTTGGCCATTAAAGGGAACGGGCATGAAGCCTCACGCTGACAACAAATCCATAAATATCATAAGATGACCGGCTTCTGAGAAGCTGGATGGTAAAACCCTCTGTGGTACTCTTAACAGCAACATAGCATGCAGAATCAATCAACAGCTCTTACTGTGATCAGAATGACATGAAGCACACGGTCTGATGGGGGGAAAAGCCTCAGCTCATACAGCAGCTGACATTCAGATATCAAATATAATCCTCATACAAACCTGACATTTGAATAGTCCCCTGTCCCATATCGACAGTCACATGTGACATTCCTCATGCTGCATAGTCCATTTCTTCATTCTCCTCATGTCTGGGTaacaataatgaaataaattagCAAGGTAAAGTCCCATCAGTCATGAAGCTGCTGGCTGACTGGGTGTACATTAGAAGATCTATTGATGCGAGCTAGTCACCAGAGAAAATACCCAACCGTGACGTGCGGACCCAGGCACAAAAATAGCAAAGGGGCCCTGGGAGGGATTACACAACAGCCCACGTTTAAGGacgctttttctctctctctctcactgtgtttCAAAGCAGAGCGGCAGCTGCCTCACACTACACACAAAGCGGGGAGTCAGATGTCATGATGCAAAGAGCTAAACATCACCTTTCTTACATAGCCGGAGTCCATTCATCCCCAGATTCAATCATTCATTTTAGCCTAATATTGTGTGATCTGAATGAAGACACATTCAGGTACACACATTATGATCTATATAATTCAGTTGGACAGAGTGTGTGAATATaagcagagcagaggagaaatgcAAATGTGACAAGCGCTTTGAAAGACACTAATCACACAGTGCAGCCGCTCTGAATATACATTTCCTACAGCTTGATTCTATTCAGTTTGTATATGGAGAGGAACTCAATGAAAAGACAGCATGTGGCTGACTGTGAGGATGCTGCAAAAATTAGACATGTTCTCCGAATCCTGAGACACCCACAGCCTGTTCAGAGCCAGTTCTCTCCCGTCACGACAGGATTCGCTTTGTGAATGGAGAGAGTTGTGATGAGGGTGTCATTAACACTGCAAAAAACTAGGACAATACTGCAGATTATGTGCAGCTGCAAACCTCATCCTGTGAATCAGATGTATGAGTTCAGTGTGACATGGTGCCATTACAGCCTCTACATTAATTTCTTCTCAGTAAATACTTCCTCGTTACATGACTACCAAAAATGTTACGCTGTAATGATTCTATTTTCATAAGCCCAAAGCCACACACAGTATTgaatctattattattttattgtttagtAATACTTTTATTTACAACTGAAAACCCTCAAGTAAATGcagttgttttatttaaaagtgaGACTAACTGACATGATATTTCAATGAAATTGTTaagttgtttattttgttttcttttaccaTATACTTTTTACAcatacttcttcttctttatacAGTACAAAGCCCCTGATGCTTTTTGATCAACAAGTTCATTCACACATTTCTGTGGACAGCACTCAAAGGTAAAATGACCCGAGAGGCAACTAACAGATTTGGAAACAACTGGTACATTTATGCAAATACTGTGATAAAGTACAGTTTTAaaaggtatttgtactttgtttgaCTCTTCATATTGTGTtactttgtactccactacatttcagagagaaacgtaatttttattccactttatttattttaaatcttaactaacagttacttttcagatatttttacaCCCTACAAACTATAATTAGCTCACAAAATATGATACATTGTTAAAGATTGAACTACCCAACAGTGTACCTTATAAAGTAGTTTTTAAGCTTATATATTGAAGCAAGATGTAACTTTTGCTGAACACCAACATTTGGGTGGTGAATGCTAAAATGTAGCTTAACAGTTGTACAAGAAGTAGGAAAAGGTCATTAAAGTCAGCAAACTAGCTGAGTAATGCAGTTATACAACAATGTATGAGTATTTTAATgagtattttttactttaagttGAGGATATGAGGACTTTTACCACCACTGCtactgtaagtacatttacttaaatacCGTTATTAGTACAATTTTGACATACTTGTATTTCCTTTTGTATTACCTTGTACGTTTAGCTCCACTCcacaacatttcagagggaaatattgtagtttttactcCACCACATGTATTTGACTGGTgttttactttgcagattttacttttactttttactttgcagttactttgcagattaagatttttaatgtgaaacatcATGTGACTTTAGATTGCACTGCTATAGACTGCTATGAATTAAAATAGTGTGCCTGAGCAGCACCTGGACCAGCTACAGGTAGAAAACATGACAAACCACTGAGTTTGACTTGAATTAAAATTTTAAGTGATGGTTGGATACCTGCCAAAATCTATTtctatcataatttgtttagaAGCAGCTCTCTGATTTGAATGAATTCATGATTACTCTGTCTCAGGCATTTGTATAAAATCTTTGGCCTTTCAACACAATATAATTTACACATCTATAAATACTTCACCCGCTTTGACCATCCTCCTCAGTTTCACTCTGTGCCATTGGGTGAGAACAACTGGGTGCCTCTATGAATAGGAGTCCTTTGGCGAAGGCATATTTAACAGAGGTCTTTCTCAACATAAAGCTTACACAGCAAAACAAAGGCTTTAAACTTATGTTACGACATATGAACTTCACCTCTGAGTTCAAAATCCTACCCAAATGGCAAGCCTCTGTTTCCTGCaaggcaaaaactgtaatttcaCAGTGCACTTACTTTAGAAAGCTGCAACTCGCTGTGTGCCAATAAAAGCAGTGAATGCAGAGAGACTGTGTATTGACAGAGTTTGTCCACAGTATGGAATTGCAGAGAGCTATTATTAGCTTCTAACAAGTCAAAGATGAAGTTGAAGCTAACTAACTGTGCTGCACTGCAGCTGAGATCCATTATGCTATATTCTGTATGTAGAGGAGCGGCACTAAAATGGCTGATACTCAATGTGCAGTGAAGGTCAAGTCGCCCATCTCTATAAATATAATGGTCTGTCCCCCAGGATGTTCCACACTGCTCGCCATTTCCACCATCTAAAGCTACGCCGCGCCTCTGCTGACCGCCTCAAATCTGCATGTGATTGAATGCCGCACAGGCACTTGACTACTAGCAGGCCTCTAATGATATTAGTGGTAAAACAGATGGGAagaggggggagacagaggggacaacacagagagagagagggagggaatgtTTATTAATGGAAGGAATGAGGTTTTCCTCCCTGCTGGCTGTAGTGGCTGTCATATGGCTGACTGAGATATCTCTTACAGGGGACACTGAACGCTGCAGGTTGGACAAACAGCTGATACAAACGCCAATAAATATGACATAAAACCTAAATCCTTCGGATCTTCACTCCTCACTCGATGCATCATTAATTAATTCAGCCAAAATGTCTCTTTTTGATCAATTGACCGTGGTTTCATTTTCCGTCAGCTCTCTCAAACCGGTGGCATACTTTAATGCCATTATCACAGCAGTACCTGAAAATAATCTTGACATGATTGTGTGTTTCCATGGCAACCATGCCAACGTCTGTAGCCAGTTTTTCCTCCCTGGTTCCTGTCTACATATATAATTACCACCACAGATTACAGCACCAAGACTGCAGAAATGAGTGGAGAAAACGGGCTTCAGCCGCCACACTGCGTCCATATGTGATCGAACTGTGTGACACCTTATACTTCTTGTGCTGATGGGAATTAAAATAGAGCTACATAAAGTGTAAATTAGCataaaatcaataaaagatCAAAGAAATGCTGCCATTATTTAGGTGCAgcctgtgtacagtatatatcagAATACGATAAATGtttgcaaattaaatttgaaaTTGATGTTGAATGTAATGCACTCTGCTTAACTCCGACAATATGTATTATACTAGAACATACTAGAGCTGAAAGGATTAGTGTTGTTGGAACTATCACTATCAGCAACTCAGTACtgtgttttggggttttggaccAATCCAAACAATGAat
This region of Sander vitreus isolate 19-12246 chromosome 20, sanVit1, whole genome shotgun sequence genomic DNA includes:
- the hivep2b gene encoding transcription factor HIVEP2; this translates as MESLETTAGVKSSTEGQDRNVVAQKKCTSEAVQTRRSPSVELESKGWHQQLKEGQSRDTCGFKEMSDSGKSLQLEDQHSQTQSTSHQDYEMSSYPPQSTKQFPCGRQKAVGHSVSSQSPGPASHRKSTSSPEVQQQCSHSGMDQLSEAMCKVEQKPQKPGKYVCDYCGRACAKPSVLKKHIRSHTGERPYPCVPCGFSFKTKSNLYKHRKSHAHSVKAGTVPLSELGSYNANTDQGSFEGEGELFSDAEQSTDTDEDTLNDPLLLLDSPVEGSDNTAVKVLNLIAQKKGATSMSAQDGSSQPQEMSAPPAATEASRAIQSCTIKQRLALRLSEKRSSDSDNNLSLPSQSSKGSTDSGYFSRSESTEHQTGPPNTNAKSYQEIMFGKCYRPSPKQTAAFMACSTDSSEYTGRHSEKGVSRVFTQEKDTVESIKINTKSFTREEVNEPQLDAGSDVGILIRSNSMPTSSVVCLTMPQALRGSHSFDERTSTGGMRRLRRQAAFELSAHDSHADSHGKISESGISPSGLEMENYHSMASSMSHQRHAMELATRKRRKEKREEEDLPVQYEGLHEQCEEMLDSSKDYDSKQAAVGIMALGKGHSSMLMQMDRCDMEVSVSSEMSGRKTLGNVISVIQHTNSINRSYSEQSESYKYHGQRQDSNSSFQAIEASESYELERSDSRLSFQMGPKLVRQPNIQVPEIRVTVEPDSPEKAPEVQVKEPEKHVEEFQWPQRSETLAQFPPEKLPPKKKRLRLADIEHSSGESSFESACTSLSRSPSQDSNLSYSSTFSFDREESLKSVSPARQDEFGKPLELLAVPGSGHSLSVLNQRQQHEMRRSSSEQAPCNLHKGFPEVRSISFDYGSLSPTSKVRHVDISSGHSAVRERRRGNLVRQESLNMDAEVIQVPSQVFPQYLSSTSPPFTAISVLPQTLPIFSTGNTFPQLSHPSLLVPVRIQTNVPSYGSITYTSVSQIFDNQYDSVSSTTSTSQNQSLRLSGNLDSHNALAFTRPPSKHTLNVEALDLSSAKLKTGIPLSLTSRTISTTNASSGGTNKRMLSPASSLDLFMEVKQQKRVKEERMFGQIVEELGAVELGKCNLSEEKGHRSEMQGASTPHAQDDSRRRKFITLQQEVTEATDHEVESAMESSSLETSSPPYSMISVSEVKEVGMENRVQMDMVAQLIPSKYTLISDTEHSRLLSQFPSLRTTTGVSWCYLNYTKPSCSHSNAPFSSVYATWRVSSHNPNPLELSTNTALALLQSKQRGDKVIYTVAAMCQPGTGKLVSSLILWRQTMEQLQRKPEPKEVDITYGKKGKDISCRVKTAKEEWKEREASTTQTVPTRIKIFEGGYKSSEDYVYVRGRGRGKYICEECGIRCKKPSMLKKHIRTHTDVRPYICRVCNFAFKTKGNLTKHMKSKAHMKKCLELGVSVSMDDTEIQEHVDDSQQESKVVVTTKHQFSDADDSDGMDEEVDEIDEDDDEDDEYEGDSTPKLRSRSTSPQPCGVTSLSVTATAAIHGYSLTSLPGTDFRQQSSGRRTGSDHRPVLATDQREKCMDEDSLTMLSPDQASFLFDPYSSCLLSPGWESPIREPSPSRLRYPSPRRELSPRGRSSPRWDTSPLRPGSPGFTPIQHLSPGSIERPVSPGTELSGKRESSVRGRQRVVLRAVSPRRGSHQHKGCGDKTRHQAKMEMAHQGAFDMEMDQRSSLASSLPGAASSHHQNILSHLPLHSQQQAHSLLPVVPVGGLQMLQSPPSSSTDVTPSSAPSPQSSEGQRCSSREGSVHGPETGGEDIRVQNQLSSHHAAQETSLDPGGITDSRQEENVQTCLKAIASLKITTEDPH